The Pseudohongiella acticola region GCGCATTCACTATTGATCAGGATAAAACCATTCGCGACGGACGTTACGCACAATACGCGATCTGGCAGAAAGATGAAGCCGGCCTGCGCCAGCTGGAGGGTGAACAGGCGCTGTTTATTACCGAAGACAGTACGCTGGATATTAATGAGAAACTGGCGGTTATGGACCGCGCCTGTAGCCTGTTTGAGGAACTCACACTATTAAACCAGTTATTCCTTTATCAGGGCGACAAGATCTTCAGCTTCTATCTTGGCAGGAATATTCAGGCGGGCGCTGGCGACAGCGGGACTGATTGCCCGAAACCCAGTCATTTATGGCTGGACCAACCCGAGGATGACGCCGTCATTTCCGGGCAACAGGCAGTCAGCGGCTGGGCCACCAACACCAACATGGGTGTTGGCAGCATACGTATTTTACTCAATGGCAACGTCGTTGGTGAGACACAGCGTTCGATAGCACGTAACGATGTTGTTGACATACGCGGCGCCCATGACGACCCGGGTGCGCCCAATCTTGGATTCGAGTTTGTGCTGGATACCAGCCAGTTTGCCAACGGCCGTTACCAATTGGCACTGGAGGTAGTCAGCGGTGCCGGCGAGCGCCAGCGCGGAGCGCTCCGACAGATCACAATAACTAACCCGTGATGACTGCGGCGCGTATCAGCGCCGTGCCCCATCTCCCAGTTTAAACTGGCTGACCAGACCATCCAGTGCACTCAACAAGGCGTCGATCTCCTCGTGGAACTGTTTGCACTTCAGGTAGTCTTCTGTATTCAGGCGGCCATCTGCCGCGATCTTGACACTGCTCTTGGCAATACCATCGGTAACGTCAGACTGCTGCTTCACGGCACTGGCGATATCCCGACTGCGCTCTGAAATCAAAGACACCGATGTCAGCACCGAGTCCAGCAGTTCGTTGGCGGAATTGGCGGACCCTACGCATTCTTTGGACAGATTGACACCCTGATCCATGGCGGACACGATCTGTGCCGTGTTGTTTTGCAGATTCTGAATAATGGTATTGATTTCCAGCGTGGAGGCCTGGGTTTTCTGCGCCAGGCTGCGCACCTCATCGGCCACGACCGCAAAACCACGCCCTTGTTCGCCGGCTCGCGCCGCCTCGATGGCAGCGTTCAGTGCCAGCAGGTTGGTCTGTTCCGCGATACCTTCGATCACTTCCAGTACTGAGTGCACTTTCTCGTTGTGGTCCCGCATGTCGTGAACCTGCTGCTGAATCGAGGTCAACGAGCCGGACAGTTTCTCGACCGACGTGCGGGTACTGGAAACCGCTGCAGTGGCTTTCTGTGTGGCGCCATTGGCTTCACTGGCTGCAGTAACACTGGTTTGCGCACCTTCAGCAACATCCGCCAGTGATGACGACAGCTCGGTAGTTGATGAAGCCAGCAACTCGGTCTCCTCCAGTTGCGAGGCCGACCGTCCCGCCGTGCGCTGGATCATGTCAGAAAACTGTGACGACTTATCGGTAACTTCAGCATTCGTCGACAACACTTGCCGTATGATATCAGCCAGCTTGCCAACAAAGGTGTTAAAGCTGCCACCCAGTTGCGAAAGCTCATCATCGCCTTCGTCTGCCAGTCGGCGACTGAGATCTCCGGAGCCCTGCGCAATGTCCTGCATGTAGGCCTGAGCTTTACTCAATGGCTGAGTGATGGATGCAGACAGGAAATAGGCAATTGCAACCAGCACCAACAATATAACCAGAATGATAGCGGCAGAACTCATCGCCCAGGAATTAAACTCGGCGCTGATATCGTCTTCATACAGGCCATGAATGATGACCCAGCCCCAGGGCTCAAAAAGTTCGGCATAAACTGTTTTGATTTCTGCCTCGGGGTGCGCCAGTGGATCATCAGTGAACGTCAGGAAACGATGACCAAACAAGGGTTCTGGGAAATACAGATACTCTGCGAAACCAGTGTAATCAGGGCCGGTATAACGCTCAATGATGGCGGTCATGGTTGGAGTCGGGTCGCGATAACCCAGATCCCGCATGCGCTCTTCCTCTGTTGTACTGGCGTTCTGCATTGCCTGTCTGACTTGCGCGTCGGTATCCAGCGCACTGTCCACATTGCGTAGCGGATGAGCAAGAATCTGGCCCAGGCGATGATACAGAAGCAGATAATTACGCTCATCAACCATGGTATTGTTGATCATGAAGCGACCCAGCCGCTTTGCCTCAGCGTCTGTCATGCTGCCGGCACGAACCTGGGCATTCAGCCCGCTTAACGCCTCATGAATCATCTGTACCTGATTGACACTGCCTTCGCGCAGCTGGTCCATGAAGCGTTCTCGCGCTTGCAGCAACAAAGTTACACTCAACCCGATGATGGCGAGTACGCTGATAAAGACGATAAGCCCCATGCGGGTACGGATGGTAAATTTACTGAACATGACAGGTTCCTGCAGTTAATTGCCCTTGGCCTGCGCACGACGCAGGCATCAATTTATTATGCCTAAGATAACGGCTATATTCGGGAAAACATTAGCACCTGTTTAATCTTTTGAGCTTGAAAAGCATACCGCTCTGCATTAGCCTGAAGACTCAACATGCATCTATAATTCGGCTCATGAATCACGATTCATTAAATGACACAATGGCACCCTTTAGCGATACGCCAGACCAGCGCATGTTCTGGGGCGGGCATGGTTGCCAGCAGATATTCAACTCTCTGCTACAGTCCATCATTGATGGTGCCCCATTGCAGACGGTGATCGCAGAGCCGGGCCTGGGTAAAACCATGCTTTGCCGCAAGCTACTGAATAGCCTGAAGTCTCACAAAAGCCGATTCAGAGCACTGTACCTGCCCTGCCCGGAACAGGACTTCGATGATGCCCTGATCAAAGATCTGTTGAGAACGCCATCCAGACAGCGCCGTACTGTGCTGCTACTGGATGAAGCACAGGCACTGCCGGAAGAGTTTCTTCGCCAGTTATTGCGCTGGTTGACGACATCCGAGCCGGACTCAGGTACGACACAAGCCGTCCTGTTTGGACAACCGGAACTGGAACAACTTCTGGACGCCACAGCACTAAAACCGCTGGCAGACCTGCGCACGGCAAACCACGAGATTCAGCCATTTAACCGCAGTCAGATTCTTGCCTACCTGAACGACCGGCTTGACAGAGCTGGCGAAGACCCCACGACTCTGCTCGACCCCAAGATTGTCGAAACAGTCTGGCATGCCAGCGGCGGTGTGCCGCGCATTGCCAACACCATCATGCGCAAGGCATTGCTGGCGGCACGCAACGACGACTCTTCTGCTCTGGAGCATCACCACATCCTGTCGGCTACGTCTACGACGGATGCCGCAGTGTCATAAGCCGCTTCCTGCGATATAATCCCGTTTCTGCCAGACCTGCCGTAATGCCAGTCAAGTCAACAGTTGCGGCACCCAATGCAGCGATGGAGATTCAGAATGCCGGA contains the following coding sequences:
- a CDS encoding methyl-accepting chemotaxis protein, whose translation is MFSKFTIRTRMGLIVFISVLAIIGLSVTLLLQARERFMDQLREGSVNQVQMIHEALSGLNAQVRAGSMTDAEAKRLGRFMINNTMVDERNYLLLYHRLGQILAHPLRNVDSALDTDAQVRQAMQNASTTEEERMRDLGYRDPTPTMTAIIERYTGPDYTGFAEYLYFPEPLFGHRFLTFTDDPLAHPEAEIKTVYAELFEPWGWVIIHGLYEDDISAEFNSWAMSSAAIILVILLVLVAIAYFLSASITQPLSKAQAYMQDIAQGSGDLSRRLADEGDDELSQLGGSFNTFVGKLADIIRQVLSTNAEVTDKSSQFSDMIQRTAGRSASQLEETELLASSTTELSSSLADVAEGAQTSVTAASEANGATQKATAAVSSTRTSVEKLSGSLTSIQQQVHDMRDHNEKVHSVLEVIEGIAEQTNLLALNAAIEAARAGEQGRGFAVVADEVRSLAQKTQASTLEINTIIQNLQNNTAQIVSAMDQGVNLSKECVGSANSANELLDSVLTSVSLISERSRDIASAVKQQSDVTDGIAKSSVKIAADGRLNTEDYLKCKQFHEEIDALLSALDGLVSQFKLGDGARR
- a CDS encoding ExeA family protein, yielding MAPFSDTPDQRMFWGGHGCQQIFNSLLQSIIDGAPLQTVIAEPGLGKTMLCRKLLNSLKSHKSRFRALYLPCPEQDFDDALIKDLLRTPSRQRRTVLLLDEAQALPEEFLRQLLRWLTTSEPDSGTTQAVLFGQPELEQLLDATALKPLADLRTANHEIQPFNRSQILAYLNDRLDRAGEDPTTLLDPKIVETVWHASGGVPRIANTIMRKALLAARNDDSSALEHHHILSATSTTDAAVS